In Kitasatospora gansuensis, a genomic segment contains:
- a CDS encoding type I polyketide synthase, with protein MSGIAIVGLDCAFPGAPDAEAYWELLMRGGESVGEVPPQRWEADELPDSVPESARAGINRGGFVAGADGFDNDFFALSPREAAAMDPQQRLLLQCAWRALEDSGQAPGALAGTDTGVFIGVMGGEWGRLRMGDPSRVTPQLGAGSAAGMTANRISYHLNLTGPSLAVDTACSSSLVAVHLAANALLAGECDTALAGGVNLVLTPALGLMYSQLGLGSPDGRCKPFSADADGIGRSDGLGLVVLRRLEDAVADGQRIYAVIRGSAVNQDGRSNGVTAPNRWSQQKVLEAAYRRAGVTADKITFVEAHGTGTALGDAIECAALGGVHAVPREKTCAVGSVKGNIGHTEGAAGIAGLIKVALALHHRIVPASRHADRENAQLRLAERGLRLLKSPMRLPAGEILAGVSSIGMGGTNAHMVLAGPPRTPRRAARPAGETEPVGVFTVTGDTPDALRRNLADQAEAFARRPRGGAASLGFSSNRVKTGLPYRFAVAARDTTELAERLRQAAAHGIDASTPAHRSWTRPVVAFVYTGQGTQYPAMTAGLYRDSAAYRHFLGEADAALTRHTGRSARESILRGDEAGYDAGDAQTALFAVGYALTRTLGELGVRPAAVLGHSLGEYAAAVAAGVLDLPQAAELVAARARLMRNLPAGGGMLAVGAGPEALAELLAAEPTLALAAVNSPADTVISGPLDALDRAAAQLAGRGLRTRRLDVARAFHSPLMTPVATGLRELADGLRPAAPRLPMASTRYGRLLHDEPLDAAYWAGQATEPVLFGAALTALATEVAPTHLVEIGPRPTLLPLARRAGLAPGTEHLHPVPGPEADGRQLAELVATLYRAGLDPEWAALYPAEYRTVERLRPYVFSSENRYWSRRDDRAVTPAAPVERPVAPVPAPVAAPAPAADDPVLAAVIEAVVTVGLYQPDRIVPATRFYEDLGFDSVMIMQLKDVVQEALPHLGEVSIRQLLPALRTVGSLADFLRELALARVS; from the coding sequence ATGAGCGGCATCGCGATCGTCGGCCTGGATTGCGCCTTCCCCGGCGCGCCCGACGCCGAGGCGTACTGGGAGCTGCTGATGCGCGGCGGCGAGAGCGTCGGCGAGGTCCCGCCGCAGCGCTGGGAGGCCGACGAACTCCCGGACAGCGTCCCGGAGTCGGCGCGGGCCGGGATCAACCGGGGTGGCTTCGTCGCGGGCGCGGACGGCTTCGACAACGACTTCTTCGCGCTCTCCCCGCGCGAGGCGGCCGCGATGGACCCGCAGCAGCGGCTGCTGCTGCAGTGCGCCTGGCGGGCGCTGGAGGACTCCGGGCAGGCGCCGGGCGCGCTGGCCGGTACCGACACGGGCGTGTTCATCGGCGTGATGGGCGGCGAGTGGGGCCGGCTCCGGATGGGCGACCCGTCCCGGGTCACCCCGCAGCTCGGTGCCGGCAGTGCCGCCGGGATGACCGCGAACCGGATCTCGTACCACCTCAACCTGACCGGGCCGAGTCTGGCGGTGGACACCGCCTGCTCCTCCTCGCTGGTCGCGGTGCACCTGGCCGCCAACGCGCTGCTGGCGGGCGAGTGCGACACCGCGCTGGCCGGCGGGGTGAACCTGGTGCTCACCCCCGCGCTCGGTCTGATGTACAGCCAGCTCGGGCTCGGTTCCCCGGACGGGCGGTGCAAGCCGTTCAGCGCGGACGCCGACGGGATCGGGCGCAGCGACGGGCTCGGCCTGGTGGTGCTGCGCCGGCTCGAGGACGCGGTCGCCGACGGCCAGCGGATCTACGCGGTGATCCGCGGCTCGGCGGTCAACCAGGACGGCCGCAGCAACGGCGTCACCGCGCCCAACCGCTGGTCCCAGCAGAAGGTGCTGGAGGCCGCCTACCGCCGGGCCGGGGTGACCGCCGACAAGATCACCTTCGTCGAGGCGCACGGCACCGGCACGGCGCTCGGCGACGCGATCGAGTGCGCGGCGCTCGGCGGGGTGCACGCGGTGCCCCGGGAGAAGACCTGCGCGGTGGGCTCGGTGAAGGGCAACATCGGGCACACCGAGGGCGCGGCCGGCATCGCCGGGCTGATCAAGGTGGCGCTGGCGCTGCACCACCGGATCGTCCCCGCCAGCCGGCACGCCGACCGGGAGAACGCCCAACTGCGGCTGGCGGAGCGTGGGTTGCGGCTGCTGAAGTCGCCGATGCGGCTGCCGGCCGGGGAGATCCTGGCCGGGGTGAGCAGCATCGGCATGGGCGGCACCAACGCGCACATGGTGCTGGCCGGGCCGCCCCGCACCCCACGCCGGGCCGCCCGGCCGGCCGGGGAGACCGAGCCGGTCGGCGTCTTCACCGTCACCGGGGACACCCCGGACGCGCTCCGCCGCAACCTGGCCGACCAGGCCGAGGCGTTCGCCCGGCGGCCGCGCGGCGGCGCCGCCTCGCTCGGCTTCAGCAGCAACCGGGTGAAGACCGGGCTGCCCTACCGCTTCGCGGTGGCCGCCCGCGACACCACCGAACTCGCCGAGCGGCTGCGGCAGGCCGCCGCGCACGGGATCGACGCGAGCACCCCCGCACACCGCTCCTGGACCAGGCCGGTGGTGGCCTTCGTCTACACCGGCCAGGGCACCCAGTACCCGGCGATGACCGCCGGTCTGTACCGCGACTCGGCCGCCTACCGGCACTTCCTGGGCGAGGCGGACGCCGCGCTCACCCGCCACACCGGCCGCTCCGCCCGGGAGTCGATCCTGCGCGGCGACGAGGCCGGGTACGACGCGGGCGACGCGCAGACCGCGCTGTTCGCGGTCGGCTACGCGCTGACCCGCACCCTCGGCGAGCTCGGTGTCCGGCCCGCCGCCGTGCTCGGCCACAGCCTGGGCGAGTACGCGGCCGCGGTCGCGGCCGGGGTGCTCGACCTGCCGCAGGCGGCCGAACTGGTCGCCGCCCGCGCCAGGTTGATGCGCAACCTGCCGGCCGGCGGCGGCATGCTCGCGGTCGGCGCCGGGCCCGAGGCGCTGGCCGAACTGCTGGCGGCCGAGCCCACGCTCGCCCTGGCGGCGGTCAACTCCCCCGCCGACACGGTGATTTCCGGCCCGCTGGACGCGCTGGACCGGGCCGCCGCACAGCTGGCCGGACGCGGGCTGCGGACCCGGCGACTGGACGTCGCCCGGGCCTTCCACTCCCCGCTGATGACCCCGGTCGCCACCGGCCTGCGCGAACTGGCCGACGGGCTGCGGCCCGCCGCGCCCCGGCTGCCGATGGCCTCCACCCGCTACGGCCGGCTGCTGCACGACGAGCCGCTGGACGCGGCGTACTGGGCCGGGCAGGCCACCGAGCCGGTGCTGTTCGGCGCCGCGCTGACCGCGCTGGCCACCGAGGTCGCGCCGACCCACCTGGTGGAGATCGGCCCCCGGCCCACCCTGCTCCCGCTGGCCCGCCGGGCCGGGCTCGCCCCCGGCACCGAGCACCTGCACCCGGTGCCGGGACCCGAGGCGGACGGCCGGCAGCTGGCCGAGCTGGTCGCCACGCTCTACCGGGCCGGTCTCGACCCGGAGTGGGCCGCGCTCTACCCCGCCGAGTACCGCACCGTCGAGCGGCTGCGCCCGTACGTGTTCTCCAGCGAGAACCGGTACTGGAGCCGCCGGGACGACCGGGCCGTCACCCCGGCCGCACCGGTGGAGCGGCCCGTCGCACCGGTTCCCGCACCGGTCGCCGCACCGGCACCAGCGGCCGACGACCCGGTGCTGGCCGCCGTGATCGAGGCCGTGGTCACCGTCGGCCTGTACCAGCCCGACCGGATCGTGCCCGCGACCCGCTTCTACGAGGACCTGGGGTTCGACTCCGTGATGATCATGCAGCTGAAGGACGTCGTGCAGGAGGCCCTGCCGCACCTCGGCGAGGTCTCCATCCGCCAACTGCTGCCCGCGCTGCGGACGGTGGGCTCGCTGGCCGACTTCCTGCGCGAACTGGCCCTGGCGAGGGTGTCATGA
- a CDS encoding 3-oxoacyl-ACP synthase III family protein, translating into MTGAAPAYLASVGTALPGDPVDNTVLGKLLGVSEEWIDIFVGTRSRHFGRDLGTGEVRWSLADLCAQAAAEALESAALEAPDIEFLILSTTTPDTLLPTTASQVADRLGLDYLPVYQLQAGCSGAVQALDLGRTLIASGRRAGLVIGGDVTHRHLDFDRELARIPTDELVNYLLFGDGAGAAVLTAEPLGERVAVRGVLNSLTGLGRPAGQTVDWYGLTDRDQDRPLLREDYKAIEEQVPVMAVEIFWELLEQVGWQVEQLDHLLPPQLSERMTTRIVERLGVPGVHEVSCVGETGNTGNALPFLQLARLLPDLRTGQRALGVTVESSKWIKAGFALEKV; encoded by the coding sequence ATGACCGGAGCCGCCCCCGCCTACCTCGCCTCGGTCGGCACCGCGCTGCCCGGGGACCCGGTGGACAACACCGTGCTCGGCAAGCTGCTCGGCGTCAGCGAGGAGTGGATCGACATCTTCGTCGGCACCAGGTCGCGCCACTTCGGCCGCGACCTCGGCACCGGCGAGGTCCGCTGGTCGCTGGCCGACCTCTGCGCGCAGGCCGCCGCCGAGGCGCTGGAGTCGGCCGCCCTGGAGGCGCCCGACATCGAGTTCCTGATCCTCTCCACCACCACCCCGGACACCCTGCTGCCGACCACCGCCAGCCAGGTGGCCGACCGGCTCGGCCTCGACTACCTGCCGGTCTATCAGCTCCAGGCGGGCTGCTCCGGCGCCGTCCAGGCGCTCGACCTCGGCCGGACCCTGATCGCCTCCGGCCGCCGGGCCGGGCTGGTGATCGGGGGCGATGTGACCCACCGTCACCTGGACTTCGACCGGGAGCTGGCCCGGATCCCGACCGACGAGCTGGTCAACTACCTGCTGTTCGGCGACGGCGCGGGCGCCGCCGTGCTGACCGCCGAACCGCTCGGCGAGCGGGTGGCCGTCCGGGGCGTGCTGAACAGCCTGACCGGCCTGGGCCGCCCGGCCGGCCAGACCGTCGACTGGTACGGGCTGACCGACCGCGACCAGGACCGGCCGCTGCTCCGCGAGGACTACAAGGCGATCGAGGAGCAGGTCCCGGTGATGGCCGTGGAGATCTTCTGGGAGCTGCTGGAACAGGTCGGCTGGCAGGTCGAGCAGCTCGACCACCTGCTGCCCCCGCAGCTCTCCGAGCGGATGACCACCCGGATCGTGGAGCGGCTGGGCGTCCCCGGCGTGCACGAGGTCAGCTGCGTGGGCGAGACCGGGAACACCGGCAACGCCCTGCCGTTCCTGCAACTTGCCAGGCTGCTGCCGGATTTGAGGACGGGTCAGCGGGCACTCGGGGTGACGGTGGAGTCCAGCAAGTGGATCAAGGCGGGCTTCGCCCTGGAGAAGGTCTGA
- a CDS encoding HAD-IIIC family phosphatase — protein MTTTTPMERLRGLRAVGELAAAYHRVPALLAELLDEAAPADRDALLGRAGRLLAGLDLDEVLHHHPATQMVTVAITGQSTVAGLVDPLTAELARHGLLLRPLIGDHGGWLHDLTDPRGQLLPERPDLSLCLLDAETVFAELPSPWRVEELAEAAERVLERLARLAAEHERLAPGLLVLNTLPLLRRHAGQLVDHASRARLGAVWREFNARLLRLTERHRSLVVLDLDPLTAATGPVEDARLACYAQVRYTAPVLAGYAREVGHLTRSLTGLTRKCLVLDLDNTLWDGVLGEDGPDGIAAADTLRGEAFGAFQRTVRQLASQGVLLAVSSKNDRGPVLETLRSHPDLLLREPDFAEVRADWLPKDGHLADIARQLGIGTDSLVFADDSPGERAQVRFGLPEVAVLPLDGEPALHGERLLADGWFDVLRLTEEDRARPEQYRLEGERHRLREDSGSHADFLHQLGVSVRIGPPEPHEYPRLVQLTQRTNQFNLTGLRLQPGDPAAVAEDAGRLLLAIRAADRFGSNGLVGALLGRHTPDGLLLENAWLSCRVLTRGIEQAVLAALLAESRAAGRPAVHARFTPTAKNHRAELFYPELGFTETARTEDGVLFRHDLECPPEPPPHVHVTLDLGWPTDAWAR, from the coding sequence ATGACCACCACCACACCGATGGAGCGACTGCGCGGCCTGCGGGCCGTCGGAGAGCTGGCCGCGGCCTACCACCGCGTGCCCGCCCTGTTGGCCGAGCTGCTGGACGAGGCCGCACCGGCCGACCGGGACGCCCTGCTGGGCCGGGCCGGCCGGCTGCTGGCCGGGCTCGACCTGGACGAGGTGCTGCACCACCACCCGGCCACCCAGATGGTCACCGTCGCGATCACCGGCCAGTCCACCGTGGCCGGTCTGGTCGACCCGCTCACCGCCGAACTGGCCCGGCACGGCCTGCTGTTGCGTCCGCTGATCGGTGACCACGGCGGCTGGCTGCACGACCTCACCGACCCGCGCGGCCAGCTGCTGCCGGAGCGGCCCGACCTGTCGCTCTGCCTGCTGGACGCCGAGACGGTGTTCGCCGAACTCCCGTCCCCCTGGCGGGTGGAGGAGCTGGCCGAGGCCGCCGAACGGGTACTGGAGCGGCTGGCCCGGCTGGCCGCCGAGCACGAGCGGCTCGCCCCCGGCCTGCTGGTGCTGAACACCCTGCCACTGCTGCGCCGGCACGCCGGTCAGCTGGTCGACCACGCCTCCCGGGCCCGACTCGGCGCCGTCTGGCGGGAGTTCAACGCCCGGCTGCTGCGGCTGACCGAGCGGCACCGCTCGCTGGTGGTGCTCGACCTGGACCCGCTGACCGCCGCCACCGGACCGGTCGAGGACGCCCGGCTGGCCTGCTACGCCCAGGTCCGCTACACCGCGCCGGTGCTGGCCGGGTACGCCCGCGAGGTGGGCCACCTGACCCGGTCGCTGACCGGGCTGACCCGCAAGTGCCTGGTGCTGGACCTGGACAACACGCTCTGGGACGGCGTGCTCGGCGAGGACGGCCCGGACGGCATCGCCGCCGCGGACACCCTGCGCGGCGAGGCCTTCGGCGCCTTCCAGCGCACCGTCCGGCAGCTCGCCTCGCAGGGTGTACTGCTCGCGGTGAGCAGCAAGAACGACCGCGGTCCGGTGCTCGAGACGCTCCGCTCGCACCCCGATCTGCTGCTGCGGGAGCCGGACTTCGCCGAGGTGCGGGCCGACTGGCTGCCGAAGGACGGTCATCTGGCGGACATCGCCCGGCAGTTGGGGATCGGCACCGACTCGCTGGTGTTCGCCGACGACTCGCCGGGCGAGCGCGCCCAGGTCCGGTTCGGCCTGCCCGAGGTCGCCGTGCTGCCGCTGGACGGCGAACCCGCGCTGCACGGCGAACGGCTGCTGGCGGACGGGTGGTTCGACGTGCTCCGGCTGACCGAGGAGGACCGGGCCAGACCGGAGCAGTACCGGCTGGAGGGCGAGCGGCACCGGCTGCGCGAGGACAGCGGCTCGCACGCCGACTTCCTGCACCAGCTCGGGGTCAGCGTCCGGATCGGCCCGCCCGAGCCGCACGAGTACCCCCGGCTGGTCCAACTGACCCAGCGCACCAACCAGTTCAACCTGACCGGGCTGCGGCTGCAGCCGGGCGACCCGGCCGCCGTGGCCGAGGACGCCGGGCGGCTGCTGCTGGCGATCAGGGCCGCCGACCGGTTCGGCAGCAACGGCCTGGTCGGCGCCCTGCTCGGCCGGCACACCCCGGACGGGCTGCTGCTGGAGAACGCCTGGCTGAGCTGCCGGGTGCTCACCCGGGGCATCGAACAGGCCGTGCTGGCCGCCCTGTTGGCGGAGAGCCGGGCGGCCGGGCGGCCGGCCGTGCACGCCCGTTTCACCCCGACGGCCAAGAACCACCGCGCGGAACTCTTCTACCCGGAGCTCGGCTTCACCGAGACCGCGCGGACCGAGGACGGGGTGCTGTTCCGGCACGACCTCGAGTGCCCACCGGAACCCCCTCCACATGTCCACGTCACACTTGATCTAGGATGGCCGACAGATGCCTGGGCCCGATAG
- a CDS encoding acyl carrier protein, protein MPGPDSLAGFLRLVRTELDLELTDRDAETELAALPGWDSMNLLRLVTLLESGSGRRLPVPTVLAARNLREIYAVLEEAA, encoded by the coding sequence ATGCCTGGGCCCGATAGCCTCGCCGGATTTCTCCGCCTGGTCCGTACGGAACTCGACCTGGAGCTGACCGACCGGGACGCGGAGACCGAGCTGGCAGCGCTGCCGGGCTGGGACTCGATGAACCTGCTCCGCCTGGTCACCCTGCTGGAATCCGGCAGCGGGCGCCGGCTCCCCGTCCCCACCGTCCTGGCGGCCCGAAACCTCCGGGAGATCTACGCAGTCCTGGAGGAAGCAGCATGA
- a CDS encoding 4'-phosphopantetheinyl transferase family protein: MTRPGATPTGPPLGDPVQVAGDTTWDQVRADLARHGTALVYAELGDLQPDLPAAHELRAVLGRDWSRYLDLAHPSVRDRYAASRVLLKRAGAAVLRADPDTLELGYGPTGRPYLRGCDQVDISLSHTDDLLLVGLTTRGLIGVDAERADRPMYGRGLGRHVCTPYELVSLAALPEQDRNPSLVRLWTLKEAYSKAIGQGMQFSFTEFGFGPDGKPVRVHRPDGSPGTGAEWAFRTFLLDNGYRISAAVYDAGFGELDDAKLDSMLDQDTVEAITDALGASG; this comes from the coding sequence ATGACCCGCCCCGGAGCCACCCCTACCGGGCCACCGCTCGGCGACCCCGTCCAGGTCGCCGGTGACACCACCTGGGACCAGGTCCGGGCCGACCTGGCCCGGCACGGCACCGCCCTGGTCTACGCCGAACTCGGCGACCTGCAGCCCGACCTGCCCGCCGCGCACGAACTGCGCGCGGTGCTCGGCCGCGACTGGTCCCGCTACCTCGACCTCGCCCACCCCTCGGTCCGCGACCGGTACGCCGCCTCCCGGGTGCTGCTCAAGCGGGCGGGCGCCGCGGTGCTGCGGGCCGACCCGGACACCCTGGAGCTCGGCTACGGGCCGACCGGGCGGCCGTACCTGCGCGGCTGCGACCAGGTCGACATCAGCCTGAGCCACACCGACGACCTGCTGCTGGTCGGGCTCACCACCCGGGGCCTGATCGGGGTGGACGCCGAACGGGCCGACCGGCCGATGTACGGCCGCGGCCTGGGCCGGCACGTCTGCACGCCGTACGAGCTGGTGTCGCTGGCCGCGCTGCCCGAGCAGGACCGGAACCCGAGCCTGGTCCGGCTCTGGACCCTCAAGGAGGCGTACAGCAAGGCGATCGGGCAGGGCATGCAGTTCAGCTTCACCGAGTTCGGCTTCGGCCCGGACGGCAAGCCGGTCCGGGTGCACCGGCCCGACGGCAGTCCGGGCACCGGGGCGGAGTGGGCCTTCCGGACCTTCCTGCTGGACAACGGCTACCGGATCAGTGCCGCCGTCTACGACGCGGGCTTCGGCGAGCTGGACGACGCCAAGCTGGACAGCATGCTGGACCAGGACACGGTCGAGGCGATCACCGACGCGCTGGGCGCCAGTGGCTGA
- a CDS encoding helix-turn-helix transcriptional regulator: MLRLLKLLQPMPGHPSVLVPVGPDVAAADLVGGAENQIRDLQQAVTDVRSKLLSLTPLYFEGRRLRNRLEAFDVINDPSVIRSMIDSLGKSCRHELLAMHPGGPRPAFVLASARDSNSRMLERGVRIRTIYQHTARGDLATKSYVRDVTALGAEFRTADELVDRVLIYDRETVVLARHTGSEGTPTAAIVRESTLVGFVCKVFEYIWDGAQPFNPETAKAEAITDDLKQSVLRLMAKGYKDEMVARRLGMSVRTCRRHISEITEELEATSRFQAGFNVAMSGILDQFRDEF, from the coding sequence GTGCTGCGGCTGCTGAAGCTGCTCCAGCCGATGCCCGGGCACCCGTCGGTGCTGGTCCCGGTGGGCCCGGACGTGGCGGCGGCGGACCTGGTCGGCGGGGCCGAGAACCAGATCCGCGATCTTCAGCAGGCGGTGACCGACGTCCGGTCCAAGCTGTTGTCGCTGACCCCTCTCTACTTCGAGGGCCGCCGGCTGCGGAACCGGCTGGAGGCCTTCGATGTGATCAATGACCCCAGCGTGATCCGGTCGATGATCGACAGCCTCGGCAAGAGCTGTCGGCACGAACTGCTCGCCATGCACCCGGGCGGCCCGCGCCCGGCGTTCGTCCTCGCCTCCGCCCGCGACTCCAACAGCCGGATGCTGGAGCGCGGGGTGCGGATCAGGACGATCTACCAGCACACCGCCCGCGGCGACCTGGCGACCAAGTCGTACGTCCGGGACGTGACCGCGCTGGGCGCGGAGTTCAGGACCGCCGACGAGCTGGTCGACCGGGTGCTGATCTACGACCGGGAGACGGTGGTGCTGGCCCGCCACACCGGCTCGGAGGGGACGCCCACCGCGGCGATCGTCCGGGAGTCCACCCTGGTGGGCTTCGTCTGCAAGGTCTTCGAGTACATCTGGGACGGGGCGCAGCCGTTCAACCCCGAGACCGCGAAGGCCGAGGCCATCACCGACGACCTCAAGCAGTCGGTGCTGCGGCTGATGGCCAAGGGCTACAAGGACGAGATGGTCGCGCGCCGGCTGGGCATGTCGGTGCGCACCTGCCGACGGCACATCTCCGAGATCACCGAGGAGCTGGAGGCGACCAGCCGGTTCCAGGCCGGCTTCAACGTCGCGATGTCCGGCATCCTGGACCAGTTCAGGGACGAGTTCTGA
- a CDS encoding flavin reductase family protein, protein MTTVATATAPTEAAPTTFREALAAFPSGVTVVTTTDRQGRWWGFTASSFCSLSADPALVLVCLADNAQCHPAFLAAESWVIHVLAPEHAELAMRFATRGVDKFSNSDFRPNEKGQPVLDSAAVTLECDAYARHPGGDHTILVGRVREVRMRKTIPAVYFRRGFHTLPE, encoded by the coding sequence ATGACCACCGTGGCGACCGCCACCGCACCGACCGAAGCAGCACCGACCACGTTCCGGGAGGCGCTGGCCGCCTTCCCCAGCGGGGTCACCGTCGTGACCACCACGGACCGGCAGGGGCGGTGGTGGGGCTTCACGGCGAGCTCGTTCTGCTCGCTGTCGGCCGACCCGGCGCTGGTGCTGGTCTGCCTCGCCGACAACGCCCAGTGCCACCCCGCGTTCCTGGCGGCGGAGTCCTGGGTGATCCACGTGCTGGCACCGGAGCACGCCGAACTCGCGATGCGGTTCGCGACCCGCGGCGTGGACAAGTTCTCGAACAGCGATTTCCGGCCGAACGAGAAGGGGCAGCCGGTACTTGATTCGGCCGCGGTGACGCTGGAGTGCGACGCGTACGCCCGCCACCCCGGCGGCGATCACACCATCCTGGTCGGCCGGGTGCGCGAGGTGCGCATGCGCAAAACAATCCCAGCGGTCTATTTCCGCAGGGGCTTCCACACCCTGCCGGAGTGA
- the mftA gene encoding mycofactocin precursor MftA (Mycofactocin is a small molecule electron carrier derived from the final two amino acids, Val-Tyr, of MftA, the mycofactocin precursor. It plays a role in redox homeostasis and the metabolism of alcohols and aldehydes in Actinobacteria, including Mycobacterium tuberculosis.) — protein sequence MAEFLPEDSGDEDFDITPEEDFLVEEISIDGMCGVY from the coding sequence ATGGCGGAATTCCTGCCGGAAGACTCCGGAGACGAAGACTTCGACATCACCCCGGAGGAGGATTTCCTGGTCGAGGAGATCTCCATCGACGGTATGTGCGGCGTCTACTGA
- the mftB gene encoding mycofactocin biosynthesis chaperone MftB (MftB, a small protein, is a peptide chaperone that assists the radical SAM enzyme MftC in performing two modifications to the C-terminal Val-Tyr dipeptide of the mycofactocin precursor peptide, MftA. MftB's role is analogous to the role of PqqD in the biosynthesis of PQQ, a cofactor that derives entirely from a Tyr and a Glu in the precursor PqqA.), with protein sequence MSSFDPDLPYRCAPSVSLRPEPFGALAYDFSTRRLSFLKSLELVKTVRALISNPDVHGALEEAGVPAEERRAYLTALAGLAEAGTIQPRR encoded by the coding sequence GTGTCGTCATTCGATCCGGACCTTCCGTACCGCTGCGCACCGAGTGTCTCGCTGCGACCCGAGCCTTTCGGGGCTCTCGCCTACGACTTCTCGACCCGTCGGCTGTCCTTTCTCAAGTCTCTTGAGTTGGTCAAGACAGTTCGTGCGCTGATCTCCAATCCGGACGTCCACGGCGCACTGGAAGAGGCGGGTGTGCCGGCCGAGGAGCGGCGGGCCTATCTCACGGCTCTCGCCGGGCTGGCCGAAGCCGGAACGATCCAGCCGCGCCGATAG
- the mftC gene encoding mycofactocin radical SAM maturase (MftC is a radical SAM/SPASM enzyme that catalyzes the first two steps in biosynthesis of the electron carrier mycofactocin from the terminal Val-Tyr dipeptide of the precursor peptide MftA.), whose protein sequence is MKLVDRFQHGLDAPICLTWELTYACNLACVHCLSSSGRRDPRELSTAECRSVLDELQRMQVFYVNIGGGEPTVRPDFWELVDYATDRQVGVKFSTNGIKITPDRARWLANSDYVDVQISIDGATADINDAVRGPGSYRTAVTAMENLAEAGFRDFKLSVVMTRQNCDQLDDFAEIAERYGAQLRLTRLRPAGRGAEVWNELHPTAEQQRTLYHWLVANGERVLTGDSFFHLNALGSTPLPGLNLCGAGRVVCLIDPVGDVYACPFAIHDQFLAGNVRSPGGFAEVWRNAPLFAELRGPQSAGACGSCSAFDSCRGGCMAAKFFTGLPMDAPDPECVKGHGETALAALGPGSVPKPSGDHSRRGRGPVPVQIGWAPPAAGLPDRACDTSPLAGLAATGR, encoded by the coding sequence ATGAAGCTCGTCGACCGGTTCCAGCACGGGCTGGACGCCCCCATCTGCCTCACCTGGGAGCTCACCTACGCCTGCAACCTCGCCTGCGTGCACTGCCTCTCCTCCTCCGGCCGACGCGACCCCCGGGAGCTGAGCACCGCCGAGTGCCGGTCCGTACTGGACGAATTGCAGCGCATGCAGGTGTTCTACGTGAACATCGGCGGTGGCGAGCCGACCGTTCGGCCGGACTTCTGGGAGCTGGTGGACTATGCCACCGATCGTCAAGTCGGGGTCAAGTTCTCCACCAATGGCATCAAGATCACTCCGGATCGGGCCAGGTGGCTCGCCAACAGTGACTATGTGGACGTACAGATCTCGATCGACGGTGCCACGGCGGACATCAACGACGCGGTGCGCGGCCCCGGCTCGTACCGGACCGCGGTCACCGCGATGGAGAACCTCGCCGAAGCGGGCTTCCGGGACTTCAAACTGAGCGTGGTGATGACCCGTCAGAATTGTGACCAACTGGACGACTTCGCCGAAATCGCGGAGCGCTACGGCGCGCAGCTGCGGCTCACCCGGCTCCGCCCGGCCGGTCGCGGCGCCGAGGTCTGGAACGAGCTGCACCCCACCGCCGAGCAGCAGCGCACCCTCTACCACTGGCTGGTGGCCAACGGCGAGCGGGTGCTCACCGGGGACTCGTTCTTCCACCTCAACGCCCTGGGCTCGACCCCGCTGCCGGGCCTCAACCTGTGCGGGGCGGGCCGGGTGGTCTGCCTGATCGACCCGGTCGGCGACGTCTACGCCTGCCCGTTCGCGATCCACGACCAGTTCCTGGCCGGGAACGTACGTTCCCCCGGCGGCTTCGCCGAGGTCTGGCGCAACGCGCCGCTCTTCGCCGAGCTGCGCGGCCCGCAGAGCGCCGGGGCCTGCGGCTCCTGCTCCGCCTTCGACTCCTGCCGGGGCGGCTGCATGGCCGCGAAATTCTTCACCGGCCTGCCGATGGACGCGCCGGACCCGGAGTGCGTCAAGGGCCACGGCGAGACCGCGCTGGCGGCGCTCGGCCCCGGCAGCGTGCCCAAGCCGAGCGGCGACCACTCGCGCCGGGGCCGCGGTCCGGTGCCGGTGCAGATCGGCTGGGCTCCCCCGGCCGCCGGTCTGCCCGACCGGGCCTGCGACACCAGCCCACTGGCCGGCCTCGCCGCCACCGGTCGGTAG